In Hyalangium minutum, a single window of DNA contains:
- a CDS encoding tetratricopeptide repeat protein, with translation MAREKDNIALSDEHNSRGIELADRGWLDEAIKEFKKAIDLDPASAHAHDNLATVYAEKKLFREALSEYLTALKLEPDSATAHYNLACFLSTHAAEMAVEEYKEAIELDPEYPDAHLNLGLTYADQGRVEEAMRELQTAIELDSQDAFPRHELAALQMDEGDYRSAITQLKEVVRLEADNFEAHLDLGICYAQKGFYAEAERAYEKARTLNGEDLLLNYNLAALYALWGRPKDAVSFLQKALAADKGKVMGWLSTDPMFDSLKGDPEFEALF, from the coding sequence ATGGCCCGCGAAAAGGACAACATTGCACTCTCCGACGAGCACAACTCCCGGGGAATCGAGCTCGCGGACCGCGGGTGGCTGGACGAGGCAATCAAGGAGTTCAAGAAAGCGATCGATCTGGATCCCGCCTCGGCGCACGCCCACGACAACCTGGCGACGGTGTACGCGGAGAAGAAGCTCTTCCGTGAGGCGCTGAGCGAGTACCTCACGGCGCTCAAGCTGGAGCCGGACAGCGCCACGGCGCACTACAACCTCGCCTGCTTCCTCTCCACCCATGCGGCTGAGATGGCGGTGGAGGAGTACAAGGAGGCCATCGAGCTGGATCCGGAGTACCCGGACGCCCACCTGAACCTGGGGCTCACGTACGCGGACCAGGGCCGGGTGGAGGAGGCGATGCGCGAGCTGCAGACGGCCATCGAGCTGGACTCGCAGGATGCGTTCCCCCGGCACGAGCTGGCCGCGCTGCAGATGGACGAGGGGGACTACCGCTCGGCCATCACCCAGCTCAAAGAGGTGGTGCGGCTGGAGGCGGACAACTTCGAGGCGCATCTGGACTTGGGCATCTGCTACGCGCAGAAGGGCTTCTACGCGGAGGCCGAGCGGGCGTACGAGAAGGCGCGGACGCTGAACGGCGAGGATCTGCTGCTGAACTACAACCTGGCGGCGCTGTACGCGCTGTGGGGGCGGCCCAAGGACGCGGTGTCGTTCCTGCAGAAGGCGTTGGCGGCGGACAAGGGGAAGGTGATGGGGTGGCTGTCGACGGACCCCATGTTCGACTCTCTCAAGGGCGATCCCGAGTTCGAGGCGTTGTTCTAA
- a CDS encoding CapA family protein translates to MRHFALLLLLATACTLRPLPDAPPGSPGNPPGRDPTAPPQDPGPWAPEPQKPGTLNVPNPTAPAQPAATLAPRPVTLLVGGDVTVGHHYQTYFDEQVGKGRTREEMFAYGFKEVKAVADTADLFLVNLECPFTESSDKLPKNFNFRARPEFVNTLLAGGVDVVSLANNHMMDYGPQGLVDTLMTLEQAKIPHFGAGRTLAEARRPALVTVGGVRFAFLGYFFLGDRNIEPAQVYATETTPGVAGHYSDVAVLERMLREDILAAKAQADVVLPFFHWGVESTYNPLPYQLQLARAAIEAGAAGVLGSHPHVLQAMELHQGAPAIYSLGNFVFGGNWNPKDKRSALLKARFSPGGYLSSELIPLRTDRYPEFPMQPSVVSGPEAAEVLKLLASSSAKLPRMLPELEPYRPASASP, encoded by the coding sequence ATGCGCCACTTCGCCCTGTTGCTGCTGCTGGCCACCGCGTGCACCCTCCGTCCGCTCCCGGACGCGCCTCCGGGCTCCCCGGGCAACCCGCCGGGCCGCGATCCCACCGCGCCGCCGCAGGACCCCGGCCCCTGGGCCCCCGAGCCTCAGAAACCGGGCACGCTAAACGTTCCAAACCCGACAGCCCCGGCTCAGCCCGCGGCCACCCTGGCCCCCCGTCCCGTCACCCTGCTGGTGGGCGGAGATGTGACGGTGGGCCACCACTACCAGACGTACTTCGACGAGCAGGTGGGCAAGGGCCGTACGCGCGAGGAGATGTTCGCCTACGGCTTCAAGGAGGTGAAGGCGGTGGCGGACACGGCGGACCTGTTCCTCGTGAACCTCGAGTGCCCCTTCACCGAGAGCTCCGACAAGCTGCCCAAGAACTTCAACTTCCGCGCCCGGCCCGAGTTCGTGAACACCCTGCTGGCGGGAGGCGTGGACGTGGTGAGCCTCGCCAACAACCACATGATGGACTACGGCCCCCAGGGGCTCGTGGACACGCTGATGACGCTGGAGCAGGCGAAGATTCCCCACTTCGGCGCCGGCCGCACCCTGGCCGAGGCCCGCCGCCCTGCCCTCGTCACCGTGGGCGGTGTGCGCTTCGCCTTCCTGGGCTACTTCTTCCTCGGCGACCGCAACATCGAGCCCGCCCAGGTGTACGCCACCGAGACGACGCCCGGCGTGGCCGGCCACTACTCGGACGTGGCGGTGCTGGAGCGGATGCTCCGGGAGGACATCCTCGCGGCCAAGGCCCAGGCGGACGTGGTGCTCCCCTTCTTCCACTGGGGCGTCGAGAGCACCTACAACCCCCTGCCCTACCAGCTCCAGTTGGCGCGCGCGGCCATCGAGGCGGGCGCGGCAGGAGTGCTCGGCAGCCACCCGCACGTGCTCCAGGCCATGGAGCTGCACCAGGGCGCTCCGGCCATCTACTCGCTGGGGAACTTCGTGTTCGGGGGCAACTGGAACCCCAAGGACAAGCGCAGCGCGCTCCTCAAGGCCCGCTTCTCCCCGGGCGGCTACCTGTCGAGCGAGCTCATCCCGCTGCGCACGGACCGGTACCCGGAGTTCCCCATGCAGCCCAGCGTCGTCTCCGGCCCTGAGGCCGCCGAGGTGCTCAAGCTGCTGGCTTCCAGCTCCGCGAAATTGCCCCGCATGCTGCCTGAGCTGGAGCCCTACCGCCCGGCCAGCGCCTCCCCCTAG
- the prfA gene encoding peptide chain release factor 1: MIDKLEEVERKFERLTADLSNPEILADTAKLQKVSKERAGLEKLVETFRSYRKVLADLKEVEAWLDGGDADEKAYAREALPGLKQQRDDLEAELKILLLPKDPNDEKNVILEIRAGAGGDEAGLFAEEVMQMYLRYAATKGWSAEVVDLSAGGAGGVKDATITLSGPAVYSHMKYESGVHRVQRVPATEAQGRIHTSTITVSVMPEAEDVDVQINPADIEMQVMRSTGSGGQSVNTTDSAVRLIHKPSGIVVKCQQEKSQTKNRAQAMRMLRAKLYEIEQERIRSERDSMRRGQVGTGDRSEKIRTYNFPQDRLTDHRISLTVHNLPAIMAGGIEDVITACRTHYQAEALKQQTGAPRPPEPPSPRT, encoded by the coding sequence ATGATTGACAAGCTCGAAGAGGTCGAACGCAAGTTCGAACGCCTGACCGCAGACCTGTCCAACCCCGAGATTCTCGCGGACACGGCGAAGCTCCAGAAGGTTTCCAAGGAGCGCGCCGGCCTGGAGAAGCTCGTCGAGACGTTCCGCAGCTACCGCAAGGTGTTGGCGGACCTCAAAGAAGTCGAAGCCTGGCTGGACGGAGGGGACGCGGACGAGAAGGCCTACGCCCGGGAGGCCCTGCCCGGCTTGAAGCAGCAGCGGGACGACCTGGAGGCGGAGCTGAAGATCCTCCTGCTGCCCAAGGATCCCAATGACGAGAAGAACGTCATCCTGGAGATCCGCGCGGGCGCGGGCGGCGACGAGGCAGGCCTGTTCGCCGAAGAAGTCATGCAGATGTACCTCCGCTACGCGGCCACCAAGGGCTGGAGCGCGGAGGTGGTGGACCTGAGCGCGGGCGGCGCGGGCGGCGTGAAGGACGCGACGATCACGCTGTCCGGCCCCGCCGTCTACAGCCACATGAAGTACGAGTCCGGTGTGCACCGGGTGCAGCGCGTGCCCGCCACCGAGGCCCAGGGCCGCATCCACACCTCCACCATCACCGTGTCGGTGATGCCCGAGGCCGAGGACGTGGACGTCCAGATCAACCCGGCCGACATCGAGATGCAGGTGATGCGCTCGACGGGCTCGGGCGGCCAGAGCGTGAACACGACGGACTCGGCGGTGCGCCTCATCCACAAGCCCTCCGGCATCGTCGTGAAGTGCCAGCAGGAGAAGAGCCAGACGAAGAACCGCGCCCAGGCCATGCGCATGCTGCGCGCCAAGCTCTATGAAATCGAGCAGGAGCGCATCCGCTCCGAGCGAGACTCCATGCGCCGCGGCCAGGTGGGCACCGGCGACCGCAGCGAGAAGATCCGCACCTACAACTTCCCGCAGGACCGCCTCACGGACCACCGCATCAGCCTGACGGTCCACAACCTGCCGGCCATCATGGCCGGAGGCATCGAGGACGTCATCACCGCCTGCCGCACCCACTACCAGGCGGAGGCCCTCAAGCAGCAGACCGGCGCGCCCCGGCCGCCGGAACCCCCCAGCCCCCGCACATGA
- the prmC gene encoding peptide chain release factor N(5)-glutamine methyltransferase: MSSDTWTIRKVLTWTTQHFEKRQVDAPRLTADVLLSHVLKVSRVRLYVDLDRPLSKEELASFRALIERRISGEPTQYLTGVKEFYNRPFKVDQRVLIPRPETELLVEASLHALPKDTPSRALDVCTGSGCIAVSLAAERPQASVLATDLSPEACALARENAEALGVGARVTIVQGDLFTPVPPDARFHLVVSNPPYIETGEIPSLSAEVRREPHLALDGGKDGLDALRRVIREARRFLRPGGLLAMEIGETQGNAVRELLQAAGYENARVEKDLERRDRLAFGTQPAATGPQA; encoded by the coding sequence ATGAGCAGCGACACCTGGACCATCCGCAAGGTCCTCACCTGGACGACCCAGCACTTCGAGAAGCGCCAGGTGGACGCGCCGCGGCTCACCGCCGATGTGCTGCTGTCCCACGTGCTGAAGGTGAGCCGGGTGCGCCTCTACGTGGACCTGGATCGGCCGCTCTCCAAGGAGGAGCTGGCCTCCTTCCGCGCCCTCATCGAGCGCCGCATCTCCGGCGAGCCCACCCAGTACCTGACCGGTGTGAAGGAGTTCTACAACCGCCCGTTCAAGGTGGATCAGCGGGTGCTCATCCCCCGCCCCGAGACGGAGCTGCTGGTGGAGGCCAGCTTGCACGCGCTGCCCAAGGACACGCCCAGCCGCGCCCTGGATGTGTGCACGGGCTCCGGCTGCATCGCCGTCAGCCTGGCCGCCGAGCGCCCCCAGGCCTCGGTCCTGGCCACGGACCTGTCGCCCGAGGCCTGCGCCCTGGCCCGGGAGAACGCCGAGGCCCTCGGTGTGGGCGCCCGCGTCACCATCGTCCAGGGGGACCTGTTCACCCCCGTGCCGCCGGACGCGCGCTTCCACCTCGTCGTCTCCAATCCGCCGTACATCGAGACGGGGGAAATCCCCAGTCTGTCGGCGGAGGTGCGCCGGGAGCCTCACCTGGCCCTGGACGGCGGGAAGGATGGGCTCGACGCCCTGCGCCGCGTCATCCGGGAGGCCCGCCGCTTCCTGCGGCCTGGCGGCCTCCTTGCAATGGAGATTGGAGAAACCCAGGGGAACGCCGTCCGGGAGCTCCTCCAAGCCGCGGGGTACGAGAACGCGCGGGTGGAGAAGGACCTGGAGCGGCGGGACCGCTTGGCTTTTGGGACACAACCTGCGGCCACCGGGCCACAGGCGTGA
- the murA gene encoding UDP-N-acetylglucosamine 1-carboxyvinyltransferase, whose protein sequence is MDKIVVKGGPALHGEVKVSGAKNAALPILASSLLADGTSVYRNVPDLVDVSTMLKVLNTMGCEAERLTGRQKNVCQVAVGGNTITPEAPYDLVKTMRASVLVLGPLVARYGRARVSMPGGCAIGARPIDQHLKGLKALGADITLTEGYVEARAKHLKGGTVNFDVITVTGTENVMMAAVLAKGHTVLENCAREPEVEELAKVLNKMGARIEGAGTSVITIDGVDSLHPVEHSILPDRIEAGTLLVAAAISGGDVLVKHAVPEHLEPVIQKLREAGCTLTTENGGIRCKAPKTIHPVDVTTTEHPGFPTDMQAQLMVLMCVANGTSVISENIFENRFMHVAELHRMGADITIQGPTAVVKGVKKLSGAPVMATDLRASASLILAGLRAEGRTDVARVYHLDRGYERLERKLRGLGADIRRVKA, encoded by the coding sequence ATGGACAAGATCGTCGTGAAGGGTGGCCCCGCGCTGCACGGGGAGGTGAAGGTCTCGGGAGCGAAGAATGCCGCGCTCCCCATCCTCGCCTCCTCGCTGCTGGCCGACGGGACAAGCGTCTACCGCAACGTGCCGGACCTGGTGGATGTGTCCACCATGCTCAAGGTGCTCAACACCATGGGCTGCGAGGCCGAGCGCCTCACCGGCCGCCAGAAGAACGTCTGCCAGGTCGCCGTGGGTGGCAACACCATCACCCCCGAGGCCCCGTACGACTTGGTGAAGACCATGAGGGCCTCCGTGCTGGTACTCGGGCCGCTGGTGGCCCGCTACGGCCGCGCCCGCGTCTCCATGCCCGGTGGCTGCGCTATTGGCGCTCGGCCCATCGATCAGCACCTCAAGGGGCTCAAGGCCCTGGGCGCCGACATCACCCTCACCGAGGGCTATGTGGAGGCCCGCGCCAAGCACCTCAAGGGCGGCACGGTCAACTTTGACGTCATCACCGTCACCGGCACGGAGAACGTGATGATGGCGGCGGTGCTGGCCAAGGGCCACACCGTCCTGGAGAACTGCGCCCGCGAGCCCGAGGTGGAGGAGCTGGCCAAGGTCCTCAACAAGATGGGCGCCCGGATTGAGGGCGCCGGCACCTCCGTCATCACCATCGACGGGGTGGACTCCCTGCACCCAGTGGAGCACAGCATCCTCCCGGACCGCATCGAGGCAGGGACCCTGCTGGTGGCCGCAGCCATCAGCGGCGGAGACGTGCTGGTGAAGCACGCCGTGCCCGAGCACCTGGAGCCCGTCATCCAGAAGCTGCGCGAGGCCGGCTGCACCCTCACCACCGAGAACGGCGGCATCCGCTGCAAGGCCCCCAAAACCATCCACCCGGTGGACGTCACGACGACGGAACACCCGGGATTTCCAACGGATATGCAGGCTCAGCTGATGGTGCTGATGTGCGTGGCCAACGGCACCTCGGTCATCTCGGAGAACATCTTCGAGAACCGCTTCATGCATGTGGCGGAGCTGCATCGCATGGGCGCCGACATCACCATCCAAGGCCCCACGGCCGTGGTGAAGGGGGTCAAGAAGCTGTCCGGTGCGCCCGTCATGGCCACGGACTTGCGGGCCAGCGCCTCGCTGATCCTCGCCGGCCTGAGGGCCGAGGGCCGCACGGACGTGGCCCGCGTCTACCACCTGGACCGGGGCTACGAGCGGCTCGAGCGCAAGCTGCGGGGCCTGGGAGCGGACATCCGCAGGGTCAAGGCCTGA
- a CDS encoding zf-TFIIB domain-containing protein: MNCPACNVEMADLEGDDMTLRKCGECGGLWIDVADLNRVLLHSNLPGLESQGGKVDAEALTGQCPECQVDLVRVTGGDRQHPLSYDTCESCGGIFLESEFQDATDVKVAVKEIVDFFKAFSAKKKSAAV, translated from the coding sequence ATGAACTGTCCCGCATGCAACGTCGAGATGGCCGATCTCGAAGGGGACGACATGACGTTGCGCAAGTGTGGAGAATGCGGCGGTCTCTGGATCGACGTGGCGGACCTCAACCGGGTCCTTCTCCACAGCAACCTCCCCGGGCTGGAGAGTCAGGGCGGCAAGGTGGATGCGGAGGCGCTCACCGGTCAGTGCCCCGAGTGTCAGGTGGATCTGGTCCGCGTCACCGGGGGTGATCGCCAGCACCCTCTCAGCTACGACACCTGCGAGTCCTGCGGCGGCATCTTCCTGGAGTCCGAGTTCCAGGACGCCACGGACGTGAAGGTCGCCGTGAAGGAGATCGTCGACTTCTTCAAGGCGTTCAGCGCGAAGAAGAAGTCGGCCGCCGTCTAG
- a CDS encoding discoidin domain-containing protein translates to MRSHLVLPPLLMLATAPSALAAPPPSVGYAQSGDYLEKDSNPGKYTPLNVLDGRDTTVWCAPEGEGAPARLTIGFKGVTTVDEVRVYTGNGTDRESFKGYARAKKISLEGKDSARNFTLEDKRGQQTVPLNPPVTGGWFTLEVKDVFPGSESQIPVCLTDVVFYYQGKALNGTKLAPVLKYDARQAPVVGTWFGGLQGAPDRFLSFYVDGTYRFTLEPLGGEEPTVLTGTYSVSSSKVTLEIPKKGKVSVRFTREEAEGQPGEYTLTLDGELPDEWKQPFRSRG, encoded by the coding sequence ATGCGAAGCCACCTCGTCTTGCCGCCCTTGTTGATGCTCGCCACCGCTCCGAGCGCGCTTGCCGCGCCCCCTCCCTCCGTGGGCTATGCCCAGTCGGGGGACTACCTGGAGAAGGACTCCAACCCCGGGAAATACACTCCGTTGAACGTGCTCGACGGGCGGGACACCACCGTGTGGTGCGCCCCCGAGGGAGAGGGAGCCCCCGCGCGGCTGACCATCGGCTTCAAGGGCGTGACGACCGTGGACGAGGTGCGCGTGTACACGGGCAACGGCACGGATCGGGAGTCCTTCAAGGGCTACGCCCGGGCCAAGAAGATCTCCCTGGAGGGCAAGGACAGCGCGCGCAACTTCACCCTGGAGGACAAGCGGGGCCAGCAGACGGTGCCGCTCAACCCGCCCGTCACCGGCGGCTGGTTCACGCTGGAGGTGAAGGACGTGTTCCCCGGCTCCGAGTCGCAGATCCCCGTCTGCCTCACGGACGTCGTCTTCTATTACCAGGGCAAGGCGCTCAACGGGACGAAGCTGGCCCCGGTGCTCAAGTACGACGCGCGCCAGGCGCCGGTGGTGGGCACGTGGTTCGGCGGCCTGCAGGGTGCGCCGGATCGCTTCCTGTCCTTCTATGTGGACGGGACGTACCGCTTCACCCTGGAGCCGCTGGGAGGCGAGGAGCCCACCGTGCTGACGGGCACCTACTCGGTCTCAAGCTCGAAGGTGACGCTGGAGATTCCGAAGAAGGGCAAGGTGTCCGTCCGCTTCACCCGCGAGGAGGCAGAGGGCCAGCCGGGCGAGTACACGCTCACCCTGGACGGCGAGCTCCCGGACGAGTGGAAGCAGCCCTTCCGGAGCCGTGGCTGA
- a CDS encoding serine hydrolase domain-containing protein, which produces MANWLVGMVLACGLVACGGLGMEGPGSPVDSTGDGWPVSSLEAEGMNPARLAELERKLEAGDYRAPDSLLIVRNGKLVYERYWNGFRRDTPHDLRSATKSVTSMLTGIALEQKLLPGLDAPILPLLSRYAPFQNADARKERLTPRHLLEMRTGLACNDWQEDSPGKEERMYDSRDWVKFILDLPMVEEPGQSSAYCTGGVVVLGALVEDAAGTTFPEFSRRHLFEPLGVTDFAWQAADGGRTDTGGHLHLRPRDFARLGQVMLDGGRWQGLQVLPEDWVRESTVGRHPLGDSKYGHLWWVNTFGIGDTPVEAWFARGNGGQYLFVFPSLNLVAVFTGSFYGQPESDLALELCGRFVLASALRK; this is translated from the coding sequence ATGGCAAACTGGCTTGTCGGGATGGTGCTCGCATGTGGATTGGTGGCCTGCGGAGGCCTGGGGATGGAGGGTCCTGGCAGTCCGGTGGATTCGACCGGGGACGGGTGGCCCGTCTCCTCGCTGGAAGCCGAGGGGATGAACCCCGCGAGGCTCGCGGAGTTGGAGCGGAAGCTCGAGGCCGGAGACTACCGCGCGCCGGACTCGCTGCTCATCGTGCGCAACGGCAAGCTCGTGTACGAGCGCTACTGGAACGGCTTCCGCCGCGACACGCCGCATGATCTGCGCTCGGCCACCAAGAGCGTCACCTCGATGCTGACGGGCATCGCCCTGGAGCAGAAGCTGCTGCCGGGCTTGGATGCGCCCATCCTGCCCCTGCTGAGCCGGTACGCGCCCTTCCAGAACGCGGATGCGCGCAAGGAGCGGCTGACGCCGCGCCACCTGCTGGAGATGCGCACCGGGCTGGCGTGCAACGACTGGCAGGAGGACTCTCCCGGCAAGGAAGAGCGGATGTACGACTCGCGGGACTGGGTGAAGTTCATCCTCGACTTGCCGATGGTGGAGGAGCCAGGCCAGTCGAGTGCGTACTGCACCGGCGGCGTGGTGGTGCTGGGCGCGCTGGTGGAGGACGCCGCGGGCACGACGTTCCCCGAGTTCTCGCGCCGCCACCTCTTCGAGCCGCTGGGGGTGACCGACTTCGCGTGGCAGGCGGCGGATGGCGGGCGCACCGACACGGGCGGACACCTCCACCTGCGCCCTCGGGACTTCGCTCGGCTGGGACAGGTGATGTTGGACGGAGGCCGGTGGCAAGGCCTGCAGGTTCTTCCCGAGGACTGGGTGCGGGAGTCGACGGTAGGGCGCCATCCGCTCGGGGACTCGAAGTATGGCCACCTGTGGTGGGTCAACACGTTCGGCATCGGTGACACGCCCGTAGAAGCCTGGTTCGCTCGGGGCAACGGAGGCCAGTACCTCTTCGTCTTCCCCTCGCTGAACCTGGTGGCCGTCTTCACCGGCAGCTTCTATGGCCAGCCGGAGTCCGACCTCGCCCTCGAGCTGTGCGGCCGCTTCGTCCTCGCCTCCGCGCTGCGCAAGTAG
- a CDS encoding PA0069 family radical SAM protein codes for MKPRPVSNPPNPWASTEVEYLDEIPPSRLEVLEDHSREVLARNNSPDVCFTWSINPYRGCMHACAYCYARPTHEYLSLGAGTDFETRIVVKPHAPELLREAFERPKWQGEPIVFSGVTDCYQPLEASLRLTRRCLEVCAEYRNPVGIITKGVLIERDIDVLQTLARESQLWVSVSVPFHNPELARAMEPYVATPKRRMQTIEKLAAAGINVAVSVAPIIPGLNDEDIAKVLGAAREAGAQRAHYTLLRLPGPVKEVFEERLREKLPLRAERVLHRIRETRGGELSDPRFKHRMRGEGIYAQTIERLFDAAARKVGMRMSMMTEAAPSPFRRPTRPSAQLSLF; via the coding sequence GTGAAGCCGCGTCCCGTCTCCAATCCGCCCAACCCCTGGGCGAGCACCGAAGTGGAGTACCTCGACGAGATCCCCCCCTCTCGGCTGGAGGTGCTGGAGGATCACAGCCGCGAGGTGCTGGCGCGCAACAACAGCCCGGACGTGTGCTTCACCTGGAGCATCAACCCGTACCGGGGCTGCATGCACGCCTGCGCGTACTGCTATGCGCGCCCCACCCACGAATACCTGAGCCTGGGTGCGGGCACGGACTTCGAGACGCGCATCGTCGTGAAGCCCCACGCCCCGGAACTGCTCCGCGAGGCCTTCGAGCGCCCCAAGTGGCAGGGCGAGCCCATCGTCTTCAGCGGGGTGACGGACTGCTACCAGCCACTGGAGGCGTCGCTGCGGCTCACGCGCCGGTGCCTGGAGGTGTGCGCTGAGTACCGCAACCCCGTGGGCATCATCACCAAGGGCGTGCTCATCGAGAGAGATATCGACGTGCTCCAGACGCTGGCCCGCGAGTCCCAGTTATGGGTGAGCGTGAGCGTGCCGTTCCACAACCCGGAGCTGGCGCGGGCGATGGAGCCGTACGTGGCCACGCCGAAGCGGCGGATGCAAACCATCGAGAAGCTGGCGGCGGCGGGGATCAACGTGGCGGTGTCAGTGGCGCCCATCATCCCGGGCCTCAATGACGAGGACATCGCCAAGGTGCTCGGAGCGGCGCGGGAGGCGGGAGCCCAGAGGGCCCACTACACCCTGCTGCGGCTGCCCGGCCCGGTGAAAGAAGTGTTCGAGGAGCGCCTGCGCGAAAAGCTGCCCCTGCGCGCCGAGCGCGTGCTGCACCGCATCCGGGAGACGCGAGGCGGAGAGCTGTCCGATCCGCGCTTCAAGCACCGCATGCGCGGCGAGGGGATCTACGCGCAGACCATCGAGCGGCTGTTCGACGCGGCAGCGCGCAAGGTGGGGATGAGGATGTCCATGATGACGGAAGCCGCGCCCTCCCCTTTCCGGCGGCCGACGCGGCCCTCTGCCCAGCTCAGCCTGTTCTGA
- a CDS encoding TetR family transcriptional regulator: MEDREKSAAQDAEGPDVRARIIAAAAELISSGGPDAATTRAVAAAAGVQAPTIYRLFGDKRGLLTVVIEHVLNSYVSEKSARTPHPDPLQDFRDGWDTHVAFGLSHPGLFAIMSSDPHPAWQSPAVSDGKDVLRRRIRNIALAGRLRVSEERALGLVSAMGTGAVLTLLRQPEGQRDLGLADAAREAVVAAITSEAVTPENADVRAKAAALRASIDQITVLTKGESLLLSELLDRIADAG, translated from the coding sequence ATGGAGGACCGCGAGAAGTCCGCCGCTCAAGACGCCGAGGGCCCCGATGTGCGCGCGCGCATCATTGCGGCCGCCGCTGAGCTCATCTCCTCCGGAGGTCCCGATGCCGCGACCACGCGGGCCGTGGCCGCCGCCGCCGGTGTGCAGGCGCCGACCATCTACCGGCTCTTCGGCGACAAACGAGGCCTCCTTACAGTCGTTATCGAGCACGTGCTGAATAGCTACGTGTCGGAGAAGTCCGCGCGTACGCCGCATCCCGACCCGCTTCAGGACTTTCGCGATGGCTGGGACACGCACGTCGCGTTTGGCCTGAGCCATCCAGGGCTGTTCGCGATCATGAGCAGCGATCCGCATCCGGCTTGGCAGTCTCCTGCCGTCAGCGACGGGAAGGATGTTCTGCGGCGGCGCATCCGGAACATCGCGCTCGCGGGCCGGCTGCGGGTCAGTGAAGAGCGGGCTCTCGGCCTTGTGTCGGCGATGGGGACCGGGGCCGTGCTCACGCTCCTGCGCCAGCCCGAAGGGCAGCGCGACCTTGGACTCGCCGATGCTGCACGCGAGGCGGTCGTGGCCGCGATCACGAGCGAGGCGGTGACACCGGAGAACGCGGATGTCCGCGCAAAGGCTGCAGCGCTGCGTGCCTCCATCGACCAGATCACGGTTCTCACGAAGGGCGAGAGTTTGCTGTTGAGCGAACTGCTCGATCGCATCGCAGACGCCGGGTGA
- a CDS encoding SDR family oxidoreductase, with amino-acid sequence MIVVTGATGQLGRLIVEKLVTRVPVERVAISVRDVQKAQELAARGVRVRRGDFTDPKSLAHAFEGASQVLIVSSNAAAHGGDPLAQHRSAIDAARSAGARRIVYTSHMAASRSSAFPPMIDHAATEQMLGESGLAWTALRNGFYAASAMFLLGRGLQTGVFEAPADGKVSWTTHADLAEAAAVILANEGQNNGPTPPLTAAQALDFGELCDIASSVLGRPLRRSTVSEDEMRAKLTAFGMPAHAVAISLGLYRASRNGEFAAVDPTLQKLLGRAPTSMREVIAEKMGRAA; translated from the coding sequence ATGATCGTCGTGACCGGAGCAACAGGGCAGCTCGGCCGTCTCATCGTGGAGAAACTCGTCACCCGCGTCCCGGTGGAGCGGGTCGCCATCAGTGTCCGAGACGTTCAGAAGGCCCAGGAGTTGGCGGCACGCGGCGTCCGAGTGCGCAGAGGCGACTTCACGGATCCGAAGAGTCTCGCGCACGCCTTCGAGGGCGCGTCCCAGGTCCTGATCGTCTCGTCGAATGCGGCTGCGCATGGCGGCGATCCCCTCGCCCAACATCGCTCCGCCATCGACGCCGCACGGTCTGCGGGCGCGCGGCGCATTGTCTACACGAGCCACATGGCCGCGAGCCGTTCGTCGGCATTTCCTCCGATGATTGACCATGCGGCGACGGAGCAGATGCTGGGCGAGTCCGGTCTGGCGTGGACCGCGCTTCGCAACGGTTTCTACGCTGCGAGTGCGATGTTCCTGCTGGGGCGGGGCCTTCAGACGGGAGTCTTCGAGGCGCCCGCGGACGGAAAGGTCTCCTGGACCACGCACGCAGACCTTGCGGAGGCGGCCGCGGTGATTCTGGCGAACGAGGGGCAGAACAACGGGCCGACGCCGCCGCTCACGGCAGCGCAGGCGCTCGACTTCGGAGAGCTGTGCGACATCGCGTCGAGTGTCCTCGGACGGCCGCTCCGTCGAAGCACCGTGTCAGAGGACGAGATGCGCGCGAAGCTCACGGCGTTCGGAATGCCCGCGCACGCGGTCGCCATCTCGCTCGGCCTTTACCGCGCGAGCCGCAATGGCGAGTTCGCGGCCGTCGATCCCACGCTGCAGAAGTTGCTCGGGCGTGCGCCAACAAGCATGCGCGAGGTGATTGCCGAGAAGATGGGCCGAGCGGCTTAA